TGCGGCGGCCGCCCAGTTACTCAAGGACACCGCAACACCGAACGTGCACTGAATACTTATTCAAAAAGAACAATTCACAAGGAGAACGAATGTGACTGCGCTAAACCTGATTCCAGGCCAACTGAGCCTCGCCCAACTGCGGGCCATCTACCAGCAGCCGGTAACCCTCAGTCTGGATGACAGCGCCACGGCGCAGATCGACGCCAGTGTGGCCTGTGTGGAGCAGATTCTCGCCGAGAACCGCACCGCGTATGGCATCAACACCGGTTTCGGCCTGCTGGCCTCGACCCGCATCGCAAGCGTTGACCTGGAAAACCTCCAGCGTTCCCTGGTGCTGTCCCACGCTGCCGGTGTAGGTGAGCCGATCAGCGATGCGCTGGTGCGGCTGGTCATGGTGCTCAAGGTCAACAGCCTGAGCCGTGGGTTCTCCGGGATCCGTCGGCAAGTGATCGACGCGCTGATCGCCCTGATCAACGCCGAGGTGTATCCGCATATTCCACTCAAGGGCTCGGTCGGTGCCTCCGGTGACTTGGCGCCGCTGGCCCATATGTCCCTGGTGCTGCTGGGCGAAGGCAAGGCGCGTCACAACGGCGAATGGCTTTCGGCAACCGAAGCGCTGAAGGTCGCCGGCCTCACGCCGCTGACCCTCGCCGCGAAGGAAGGCCTGGCCTTGCTCAACGGCACCCAGGTGTCCACCGCCTACGCCTTGCGCGGCCTGTTCGAAGGCGAAGACCTGTTCGCCGGCGCCCTCGCCTGCGGTGCCCTGACCGTGGAAGCGGTGCTCGGCTCGCGCTCGCCGTTCGACGCGCGGATTCATGCCGCACGCGGCCAGCGTGGGCAGATCGATGCCGCGGCGGCCTATCGTGACCTGCTCGGTGAAAGCAGCCAGGTATCGCAGTCGCACCAGAACTGCGACAAGGTGCAAGACCCGTACTCCCTGCGCTGTCAGCCACAAGTGATGGGCGCCTGCCTGACCCAGTTCCGCCAGGCTGCCGAAGTGCTGGTGGTAGAAGCCAACGCCGTGTCGGATAACCCGCTGGTGTTTGCCGCTGAAGGCGATGTGATTTCCGGCGGTAACTTTCACGCTGAGCCTGTGGCCATGGCTGCAGACAACATGGCCCTGGCCATCGCCGAAATCGGCTCGCTCAGTGAGCGCCGTATCTCGTTGATGATGGACAAGCACATGTCGCAATTGCCGCCGTTCCTGGTGGGCAATGGCGGGGTCAACTCCGGTTTCATGATCGCGCAGGTGACGGCGGCGGCGCTCGCCAGCGAGAACAAGGCGCTGGCCCACCCCCATAGCGTCGACAGCCTGCCGACGTCGGCCAACCAGGAAGACCATGTATCCATGGCCCCGGCTGCGGGCAAGCGCCTGTGGGAAATGGCCGAGAATACCCGGGGTGTACTCGCGGTGGAGTGGCTCGCCGCCTGCCAGGGCCTGGACCTGCGCGACGGCCTGAAAACCTCGCCAACCCTGGAAAAAGCCCGTGCCCTGCTGCGCGACAAGGTAGCGTTCTACGAGAAAGACCGCTTCTTCGCCCCGGACATCAACGCCGCCAGCGAACTGCTCGCCAGCCGCTGCCTGAATGAGCTGGTGCCGGCCAAGCTGTTGCCGAGTCTGTAACTCATTCGAAGGACGGATTCCTGTGGCGAGGGAGCTTGCTCCCGCTCGTAGTTTCTCGGGGCCGCTGCGCAGCCCAGCGCGAGCAAGCTCGCTCGCCACAGAGCCCGTGGTTCGCTGCTTTGAATTTTTCTCAGGATAAAAATAATAGGGACGAGAAATGCACCAGCAAGAAACAGGTTTGAAACGCGGGCTCAACGCCCGACAT
Above is a genomic segment from Pseudomonas sp. R5-89-07 containing:
- the hutH gene encoding histidine ammonia-lyase, with the translated sequence MTALNLIPGQLSLAQLRAIYQQPVTLSLDDSATAQIDASVACVEQILAENRTAYGINTGFGLLASTRIASVDLENLQRSLVLSHAAGVGEPISDALVRLVMVLKVNSLSRGFSGIRRQVIDALIALINAEVYPHIPLKGSVGASGDLAPLAHMSLVLLGEGKARHNGEWLSATEALKVAGLTPLTLAAKEGLALLNGTQVSTAYALRGLFEGEDLFAGALACGALTVEAVLGSRSPFDARIHAARGQRGQIDAAAAYRDLLGESSQVSQSHQNCDKVQDPYSLRCQPQVMGACLTQFRQAAEVLVVEANAVSDNPLVFAAEGDVISGGNFHAEPVAMAADNMALAIAEIGSLSERRISLMMDKHMSQLPPFLVGNGGVNSGFMIAQVTAAALASENKALAHPHSVDSLPTSANQEDHVSMAPAAGKRLWEMAENTRGVLAVEWLAACQGLDLRDGLKTSPTLEKARALLRDKVAFYEKDRFFAPDINAASELLASRCLNELVPAKLLPSL